The sequence CTCGGGCCACCGGACGATTGACTCGGGCTCGCAAGATCACTCGTGTTCCATCGACGCCTCGGATCGAACCACTGCGTCGAACGCGAGAGGTTTCTCCGGTGTACGCTGGTGGTTGATATTGAACCTCGGTGACACTGACAACGGGAGTGTCGCGGATCGTCCACTCAAACGGTCCGGCGATCGCGTCGCCGGCAACGATCTCGTAGCGTTGCACTCCGGTGGCTTGATGGGAGACGTTGATCGACGCTGTATAAGCCAGTGTCGATGCGGTGCTGGTTGCTTCGTCGACTTGCATCTCGGTTGTGCGTCCGTCGGATGTATCGGTGCCGGACGTGCTGGAAGATTCTTTTGAGCTTGAATTCAACCAACGGAACTCGACTGATTCTTCTTTTCGCAGGCCACGGACGTTTGCAGAAACCTCCACCGTTCGTCCGGCCAAAATTTCGGCATCGCCAGGTTGAACGTCCGTGATTTGGACTCGATTGGCTGGCCGTATGTCGGCCGCGGGAGCCATCAATCTCGCGGCCGATTGCAACGCGTTCTTGGGCGATGCGATCGCATAGATCATCAGCACGGACATCAACGCGATCGTTGCGATCCACCAACGCAGCAACCCGGTGGCTTCCTCGGGCAGCGCATCGATCGAGCGCAGTTTCGCAGCCGTGGTCGCTCCGATGGATTGGACGACTCGTTTGGAAAGGTGACCTTTGGCGGCCGAGTCACTCGCGGAGTTTTGAGCGGTCAACGTGACGTAGCTGGAGAGAGCGTGTCCCAGTTCCGGATGATCTCGCTCGAGAGCTCGCGCGGCGTAGTCAGCACGAACCGATGAACGTGTCACTGGCCAAACGGATCGCACGACGTAGACAACCGCAGCGAGGATTGCGATGGAAGCGACAACCACGCGGCCGATCATTCCCGGCGACCAAATCCACTGGTCCATCACAACCCAGGCCAGCATCGCGGCCATGCCCACCAGAACGCCTCGGAGGATTTGCCGTGTCAGTTCAGCTCGCCACAGCGCGGACCGAGCCGCATCGATTCGGGACTGAATCAATGTGTCGTAGGCTGGCTTCACCGAGCCCGCCGACGACCGAGTTTCGGTCCCGGTGGAAGGCTTTCGCGAAGCGGGGTTGCGGGGGGACGAAGCGACGGACACGCGGTCTATCCAAAATGGAATCAATCAGACGCCGCAACCTGCCGATGGCGACGAGAACAATGGCACTCCAAACGGAGCCTTTCGAAACACTCTCATTCTATTTGATCGGCGATCCGATCACCTTGGAAGCATCTTCCCCGCCAAGAGAAACATTTGTTCGCCCCGGCGCTGTATGTTATTTGGACGAAGAAAGTTCGGTTCATCCGCCTTGATTGGGTGAGTCGAATCGCTCCAATCGGGGCGGCTTCGTCCGTTTACAACGATTTCTCGGGCTTCTGTTTCAGTACACCTGGCAGTTTCGCTGGAGAAACGTTTTCAGTGAACGGCCGCCGTGAACATATTGGGGGACTTCTTGACGACTTGGATCGACGGCTCACTTTGCTGGCCGAAGATCTTCGATTTGTTGTCGGCCGTTTTCAGTCGACTTTCCGATCCTGCTGCGTTGGGGCAAGATACAGACGGCGATTCGTGAGATTGACTCCGTTTTCAGTCTGACGCGGCACGAATTTCAACCTCAACCTTTTCCACCTATTCCAAATCGGCCATGAGATACGCTTTTCGGCTCGCAGAACTGCTTGGGCACACCCCTGATCGGCGCAAACGCCCCGGTACGATCAAAGCGATCGTCGAACACACCGGATTGGATCGACACCAGGTTGCTTCGCTGCTCAAAAACGAAGCCAAGTACATCCCGTTGGATGCCCTGTCGCGTTTGTGCGATTACCTGATCGATCAAGGGCACGCAACGGCGGATCAATTGCCCGGTGCCTTGTTCGCTGTCAACGCAGAAAACTTCTGGGAGCAGTTGGCTCGCCGAAGCGACATCGAAATCGTCGTCGGTGTTCGACAAGGCGAAGGCAACAACTCACCCGAAAACGCCATGGTCGTTGCCAGCGACTCGGTGTTGGTTGGCGAATTGCTCAACGGCATCTCGACCTTGGGCGGTGTGGCCAAACACATCGGCGAAGGCCCCGAGTCCAACGCAACGACATCGGTGCCGATGCCCGATCGCATTCAGCAATCGTTGGTGTGGAGCCCCGGCCAAGTCACGTTGGAAGACGCTCGAGCTCGTGCGACGGAAGTCTTCGAAGGATTCACCGAAGCCCAAGGCGACCGCGGAATGGTTTGCATCGGCAGCGTGAAGAGCAACCCAGCCGTCGAGCTGTTGTTCTCCGACGCGTTCGGATGCACTCCGTTTGTGACCGAAGACGACGTCGACGATGTGTCGGCTCGCAGTTGCCCGTTCTTCCTTCGCTATCGTGACAGCGATCCGAAACCGGGTGCCGCTTCGGCTGGGATGCGTCTGAGCAAGAACATGGACGCACCGGAACCTGGCTTCTACTACGAAAAAGACGACGGCACTTGGGAGTACGCTGGCGGACAAGGCAAAGACACCGCATTGGTGTTCTACCTGTTCCACGAAGCCCTCGGTCGCCTGGACATGGTGCTCAGCGGTTTCTCAGGCCGAGCCACTCGCTTGTTGGCCAAGACGCTGGCAATCCGCGGCGAAGAATTCTGGCCACCCGTCTATCACGAAGCGGGCGTCCAAGTCGGTGCGTTCTTGGTTCAGTACGACGACGCGGAATCCAAACCCAGCCGCGACGATTTGCTCTACAACACCGGCGGAGCTGCCAAGATCATGCCTCTGTCCCGCGAAGCGATCGCACGCCGAATGGCTCGCCGCTAGGACGAACAGAACCCGTACGATGGACTTCCAAGTCCGTCGTGCTGGCGTCTTCGACGGGCTAGGAAGCCCGTCGTACGGATTTTGACGCCCGTCGAGGGGTGTTCTTCGTCCAAGGAAACGATCGGCCGCGAACCTGAAAGCGGGTGCGGGTGTCTCCGGGGCGACTCGGGCTTTTTTAGCTCACCAGCTTTTTCAACTTGCCGGGTGCTGTTTCCCGTTGCGTTTGCGTCTGGAAAGACCAAACTGGTGGCACGAAAACCGCTGCCGGGAACTCACGTTCCGCCCGATCGCGAATCGAACGCGTTTCGGGACGTGATGAATCGCTGGCGGCTGAAGACTCGTTTCCCTCCCCACTTTGTTTCTCCGTCTCCTGACCACTCATGTTTGATTGCGTTGCACTCGTCGGTGCCACTGGTGCCGTTGGCCGAATCGTTCTGGACCAGCTCCACGCTCGCAAGTTCCCCATGCGGAAACTGCGTTTGCTCGCCTCGGCTCGCAGCGCCGGCACCCAAGTTCGTTACGGCGACGAAATGCTGACCGTCGAGCTGATGGAACCGTCGGCCTTTGAAGGAGTCGATCTGGTCATCGCCAGCACACCCGATGAGGTCTCCGCTGAGTTCACGCCTTGGGCGGTCAAAGCCGGCGCGATTGTGGTCGACGAGAGTGCGTATTGGCGGATGGACCCAACCGTCCCGTTGATCGTTCCCGAAGTGAACCCCGAAGCGGTCGATGGTCACCAAGGCGTCATCGCCAGCCCCAACTGCAGCACGACTCAGATGGTCGTTGCACTCGCTCCGCTGCACAAAGCCGTTGGCATCCGCCGGGTCATCGTCAGCACCTACCAAGCGACCAGCGGAGCTGGCTTGGCTGGCAACGTCGAGCTCGAATCCAGCACGCGAGCCAGCCTCGACGGGCAAGCCCATTCGCCGGAAACGTTTCAGCACCCAATCGGATTCAACCTGATCCCGCAGATCGGATCGGAAAAGCATCTCGGCTACACCAGCGAAGAGATGAAGATGGTGCACGAGACTCAAAAGATTTTGGGCGACGATTCCATCCAAGTTTGCCCGACCGCTGTTCGTGTGCCTGTCGCGATCGGACACAGCGAATCGATCTTGGTCGAAACCCGTGAGCCAATCACTGCCGCAAAAGCTCGCGAGCTTTGGGAAGCCGCTGATGGAATCACCGTGGTGGATGACTTGGATTCCAAGTCCTATCCCATGCCGCGTGATTGCGACGGCAAGGACGATGTCTTTATCGGTCGAATCCGCCAAGACATCAGCTCCGAAAACGGAATCGCGTTCTGGTGCGTCAGCGACAACCTTCGCAAAGGTGCCGCAACCAACGCCGTTCAAATCGCCGAGTTGTTGGCCAAGAAACATCTGCCCGCCGTCGGATGATGAGCTGAGCTATCGTGTCATACCCTTCTGAATGCCGGATGCGATC is a genomic window of Rhodopirellula bahusiensis containing:
- a CDS encoding helix-turn-helix domain-containing protein codes for the protein MRYAFRLAELLGHTPDRRKRPGTIKAIVEHTGLDRHQVASLLKNEAKYIPLDALSRLCDYLIDQGHATADQLPGALFAVNAENFWEQLARRSDIEIVVGVRQGEGNNSPENAMVVASDSVLVGELLNGISTLGGVAKHIGEGPESNATTSVPMPDRIQQSLVWSPGQVTLEDARARATEVFEGFTEAQGDRGMVCIGSVKSNPAVELLFSDAFGCTPFVTEDDVDDVSARSCPFFLRYRDSDPKPGAASAGMRLSKNMDAPEPGFYYEKDDGTWEYAGGQGKDTALVFYLFHEALGRLDMVLSGFSGRATRLLAKTLAIRGEEFWPPVYHEAGVQVGAFLVQYDDAESKPSRDDLLYNTGGAAKIMPLSREAIARRMARR
- a CDS encoding aspartate-semialdehyde dehydrogenase — protein: MFDCVALVGATGAVGRIVLDQLHARKFPMRKLRLLASARSAGTQVRYGDEMLTVELMEPSAFEGVDLVIASTPDEVSAEFTPWAVKAGAIVVDESAYWRMDPTVPLIVPEVNPEAVDGHQGVIASPNCSTTQMVVALAPLHKAVGIRRVIVSTYQATSGAGLAGNVELESSTRASLDGQAHSPETFQHPIGFNLIPQIGSEKHLGYTSEEMKMVHETQKILGDDSIQVCPTAVRVPVAIGHSESILVETREPITAAKARELWEAADGITVVDDLDSKSYPMPRDCDGKDDVFIGRIRQDISSENGIAFWCVSDNLRKGAATNAVQIAELLAKKHLPAVG